The Jeotgalibacillus haloalkalitolerans region ATTATAGAAGATCAGCGTTCCGATAACAGATTGGGTCAGATAAGTTGTCAGCGCCATACGCCCTGTTTTCGCCAAAGGCTGAAGCAGCTTCACTGATACTGCTGCTGTCATAATGAGTAACAGCAGTGTCATATACCCCATCCCTACAAGCGGTCCGCCAACGTAATCCTGCATAAAGACATAAGCCAGGTTCTGTTCTCCCCAGTAAGGAGCAGTTTTTAATGCAATGCCGATTCCTAAAAATACCACCGTTAACATACCAAGCAGTTTCTTCTTTTCAGCTGCCCGCTGGAATAATTTCAACTTGGCTGCACCTGCTCCGATCATCATCAAAGGTAAAATGACGATGATGATTGAAACAAATCCCTCAGGACTGTTTGCATATTCCCAGTCATCGAGACGCTGACCGAAAATCTGTGTAAATGTTCCGTTACCGTAGTTTGCCACTGAGGATTCAATATCCTGTACTGAACTGAAATAAGTAACAGTCATCGGGTCCACCATGGAAGCGAAAAACATGATCCCTGTCAGGAGCCCTTGTGGCAATAAATAAACAGTAAACCCAAGAATCAACAGCATTTTTCCGCTCAGCTTCAGCATCCAGATCAGAATAAACCCGGTAACAGCGTACGTAATCAGAATATCCCCTGACCACACTAAAAACGCATGTATCATGCCAATGCCCAGCAGAATGATTAATCTCCTGACAGCAAAAGAAGTAAAGACCGTACCCTTTTCTGATGCCCTCATAAATTGTATCGCCAGACCCGCTCCGAACATCATTGCAAAGATCGGGTAAAAGCTCGCCTGAACAAATACATCGATCCACCAGTAAACCGGCCTGTTAATAGAATCCCCCCACCATGCATACGGATCATAATAGTAAAA contains the following coding sequences:
- a CDS encoding DUF418 domain-containing protein, with the protein product MSLQPIGSQQRMQNLDVIRGFSLLGIFIVNMISFHSPFYYYDPYAWWGDSINRPVYWWIDVFVQASFYPIFAMMFGAGLAIQFMRASEKGTVFTSFAVRRLIILLGIGMIHAFLVWSGDILITYAVTGFILIWMLKLSGKMLLILGFTVYLLPQGLLTGIMFFASMVDPMTVTYFSSVQDIESSVANYGNGTFTQIFGQRLDDWEYANSPEGFVSIIIVILPLMMIGAGAAKLKLFQRAAEKKKLLGMLTVVFLGIGIALKTAPYWGEQNLAYVFMQDYVGGPLVGMGYMTLLLLIMTAAVSVKLLQPLAKTGRMALTTYLTQSVIGTLIFYNYGFGLYGEVTLMTGTLIALGIFVMQVIFAEIWLSKFNQGPVEKLWRKLSYSRK